The DNA window TAAACCTTTTGACAATGGGTGTTTCAGGATGTATAATAAGACACTTTTTGGTGTTTTTAATAAATAATCCACAATCGTATTGATTGTGGATTGGTAATATTGTAGACTATATAAATTACGATTGAAAAAATGCTAACAGATCTTTATTGATCGTTTCGGCTTCCGTAGTAGGCATTCCGTGAGGGAAACCAGGATAAGAAATTAATTTTCCGTTTTTAAGAAGGGTAGCTGCTACCTTTCCTGTTGTTTCAAACGGTACAATCTGATCATCTTCACCATGCATCACCAACACAGGAACATCTACACTTTTAAGATCTTCTGTAAAATCTGTCTCAGAGAAAGCTTTTACACAGTCGTAATGTGCTTTGATTGATCCGCTCATCCCTTGTCTCCACCAGTTTCTCTGAATTCCCTCAGAAACCTTAGCGCCTTCTCTGTTGTACCCATAAAAAGGGAAAGTAATATCAATGAAGAACTGCTGTCTGTGCTTTGCGGTATTGTTTCGGATATCGTCAAAAACAGATATCGGAACTCCATTCGGATTGTTTTCATTCTGAACCATAATAGGAGTGACAGCACTTACCAATACGGCTTTTGCAACTCTTCCGTTACCATGTTTTGCCACATATCTGATGACTTCACCACCTCCTGTAGAGTGTCCTACATGAATGACATCTTTTAAATCCAAAGTTGTAACAATTTCTGCTACATCAGAAGCGTAAGTATCCATATCATGTCCGTAAGGGGTCTGTTCTGATCTTCCGTGTCCTCTTCTGTCGTGAGCGATTACCCTGTAGCCCTGCTCTAAGAAGAAGAACATCTGTGCATCCCAGTCATCACTAGATAATGGCCATCCGTGGTGGAAGAAAATAGCCTGTCCTTTTCCCCAATCTTTGTAATAAATTTCTGTTCCGTCTTTTAATGTAAGTGTGCTCATTGTTTCCTTTTTTATGATTAATAAATAGTGTATTTAACTTTTTTATAATCACAAATGTAGATAGAAAATCTTCACAATATCTTGATGTAAGATAATAATTGATTAAAAATTTACATACAATAATAATTTATAAATAATATTTTTTAAAACATGAAAGGTTTAAAATCTTACAATCAGAAAATTCAAATGATGTGTCTGTAAAATATAGCTGATAATCGGGATTGTATTGTTTTTCACATCTCTTTAATATTGAATTATAAAGATGAGTAGAATTTCGAAGTATGAAAACAATAGTATGCAGTATCCTTTTTATGTTGACTTCAGTGACGGCTTGTACACAGGAGAAAAAAGGTGATTCCCCATTAGTTACATCAAAAATGAAGACTATAAACAGTATTCCTTTTTTAACGAAGCAGAATGATTTTGTCTATGTAGATAAAACTAGTCTGAAACCCGTTACCGGTCAAAAATTCCGAAGTGCATCTGTATTTACCCCTACAGGTTTTGCCGTTGTTGGAAATGGGAAAGACGAATACGCGACCATAGACGAAAACGGAAAAATAGTTTTAGATTTTTCTACCAGTTCAATTGATTTAAATGTCATTAATGGACTTACATTTTATAAAAAAGAAATTGAATACGAAAAGAAGATGCCCGCCTGGAAATGGGAATGGAACATTTTAGGCAGCGGCATCAAGAAAGAGCAAACCTATCATAAAATTGAAATCGGAGTATTGGAAACCAAACAAATTTTGCTGGATGAAGAAATCCCGTATCTGGAGGATAACTATTATCTAAGTTTTGTTTCTGTAGATGAAAACCACGTTTTTTGGAATGGAAATCTTTACGAAATCAAAAATTCCCGCCTGAAGAAAATTGAACAAAATATTGCGGAGTTATTGGAAAATAAGCGTTTTCTCAAAGCTTCTAATGCTGGTTTTTCCATGTATGAATTGAATCAGAAAAAAGCAATTCACAACGGATTGAAAGGCATTGAAACATTTTCAATACAATTTGATAAAGAAACCATAATACTGAAAGACGTTAATAAAGAACGCTATGAGCCGGAAGTGCCTAAGCTTTTAGCAGATCCTGAAACCAACGATGTTTACCCTTTTCCCCAATATGAAAAGGTATTTCCGAAAGAAATTACAAAAGCAACAGATTCGCAAATTGATTTTATTAAAAAAACATCTTTAGTGTATTCTATCACCAATTCACCCTACTTTTTGATAGGTGTTTTTAATTATGATCATGATATCTGGGCATACGATTGGCTTTATATCGATACCAAAGGTAACATTACAGACTCCATCGATTCATATCATTTTAAAGTGCTGGATCAGGTCGGGAATTTGATCTGGCCCGATAGAAAAATGATTTTACCGAATCAGTTCATCGACAAAAACTGGAAATTCGGAAAAATAAATTCTTACGAAGGGATGAATGATTTATACCTTATCCGGATTGAAGATGAAAAAGGATTAAGAACCATGGGCTTGTGGAACAGCAGTAAAAAGATTTGGGAGATAAAACCTGAATACCACAATATCTCCGTATTGGATACTGAAAAACAGATCTACACACTCCAAAAGGATGATAAAGGTTTGTATACACTTTATGATAACAAGAATAAAAAAAGTATCGGATCAAAAGCTTATCAATCTATTAACTCCGATGGTTTGGTGAGCACTGTAATTAATTCGGGACAGACGAAGTATTTCTACATTGATATTTATTCCGGAAAAGAATATAAAGAAAATTAAATAATACAATGGGAAAAAGTAAAACTATGATTTTTAGAAAGCTATTGTCTGGTGCTGCTTGTATTGTGAGTGTAGTATCATTTGCTCAAATGAGGACAGGGATATACTTTTCTTCAGATAAAAAATACAAGGAGATTATTGAAGAGGTGGGAAATCCGTTGTCAGGAAATCCGGTAATGATTGTACAATCATTTGTCCCTGATCATGGAAGTTATATTTGGTTTTTGAACGAAAGTAAAGCTAAAAATTCCACTTATTCAGGCATGGATTCAAAAGATTTATACTCGGGTGTTTTTCTGGAGGACCATGGCGGATTACTTCCGAAAATAACCTTTAAAGATTTTGCAGAAGGATTGGCACAACCTCGATATATGATTAACTTCTGTGAAATTGGAGATGCAAACAAAGATGGTCTTCCTGAGTTTTATCTTACTTATTTTGAAGAATCAGATGGATTGGATGCAAAACCATTGAAAGTGATTGTATATACAAATTTAGGTGAAAAGACATTTTCGAAATCAAAAATTACCGGCTGGATTCCATTCCAGGAAGAAGAGCAGTATCGCGAAGTAAAGGATGAGAATTTCAAATTATTGCCCAAAGAAATAAGGTTGAAAGCGGAAAAACTATTGAAAGAAGCCAAAAAAGAAATAAACTAGAGCTATTAAAAAACCACTATAATCAGGGATATTTTTATCCTACACCTTTGATTACCTTTAGTTCGAAGATTTAATAATAATAAGAGGGTGAAATATTTCGTGATATCAACTTCATTTTTAACCTTATTGAGCTGTGAAACAGATGCTCAGAAATTAAAAATTGCTACCATTTATGCTGCGCCAAAAAGGGTTGTAAAAGAGATTCCGGAAACAGGTAAAACCCATATTTATACAACCCGTCAGGAGGTTACTGAACGTCTTAGTCCAATGATTTTGATGCTTTCCAAAAATGCTGAAACCCTACAATTTAGGATTCAGGGAAATATCGACTCCAGTGGTCATAACATTCATCAAGTTAGGAAAATTCGTTTTGAAAAAGGAGAACTGAATGGCAATGGTATTACACTGAGATATTATGTGGAGATCAAAAAAAAGCCGGGCAAAGAAAGTGCTGATGTGAAGGGTTATAATTATACAAAAGATGAAACTTACAACATACCGAATGATGTTAAAATAATAAAAATAGAATTGTATGAAGACAGGATTAATGATGCACCAGATTCAAAACCGAAGCTTATTGCTCAACAAATCTTTAATTCTTTTGTAAAAATATAAGAGGGAAAATGCTGAAAGATCCCCAATAATTATAACTAATAACCATTTGACTTAGATAAACAATTTTTTTTTAACTTTTATAGCTTTCTTTTTCACGCCTGATTAAAATGAGAATCTTTTATTTCGAACAAACACTACAATCAAAAGCATGGGTAAAAACAATAACAAAATAGAATTGAGTGAAGAAGAAGCTGTAAAAGTAAGAAGTGTTGACAGGATAGTTGTATCAACTGACAAAATAAAAAGTCATTTTGGAGAGAAATAAGAGTTCATGAAATATCCTTTTTTAATATGAAAAAAACTGTTGCTTTCCCATTTTTCATTGTTATTCTGGTCATTCTATTCAGCTGTAAAGGCCCTGAAAGAAAAAAGCTGAATTTCCCTAATAATCTGAAAAGTACCCGGTGGATTATTAATGCCGGAGGACTTATTGCTCCTGTTGGCGAGAAAACCTATTATCTCTCAAAAAGAATAGATACTGCCTTTATTCTCAACTTTCACGCGGTAGACTTTTTGGATGCTGAAAAATTCAAAAGTTATGATAGCTGGGAATGTGGAAATGACTGCTTTACAGAAATACATGGTAGATACTACTTTACAGAAAAGAATCAGATACAAATGGAAGTCGATAGTATCAGTACATCAGGAACCTGCGATGCTCCCACAAAAATTTTCAAACCGGCAAAAAATATGTCATTTAACCTTATGAAAGAAGGAGAACATCTAAAATTAACAAGAAAATAAAATGGAAGACTTCATAAAAATTTTCCCCGAGTATGAAGATGTATTGAAA is part of the Chryseobacterium lactis genome and encodes:
- a CDS encoding alpha/beta fold hydrolase; translated protein: MSTLTLKDGTEIYYKDWGKGQAIFFHHGWPLSSDDWDAQMFFFLEQGYRVIAHDRRGHGRSEQTPYGHDMDTYASDVAEIVTTLDLKDVIHVGHSTGGGEVIRYVAKHGNGRVAKAVLVSAVTPIMVQNENNPNGVPISVFDDIRNNTAKHRQQFFIDITFPFYGYNREGAKVSEGIQRNWWRQGMSGSIKAHYDCVKAFSETDFTEDLKSVDVPVLVMHGEDDQIVPFETTGKVAATLLKNGKLISYPGFPHGMPTTEAETINKDLLAFFQS